In the Lactobacillus paragasseri genome, AGCTGCTAAAAAAGTTACTGGCATTGACATTCCTTACACTATTGGACCAAGAAGAGGCGGAGATCCTGATTCTTTAGTTGCTGACTCAAGCAAGGCTCGTAAAGTCTTAGGCTGGAAGCCAAAACATGAAAATGTTGATGATGTAATTGCAACTGCTTGGAACTGGCACAAGAGCCATCCAAAGGGCTACGAAGATAAGTAAAGGTAATATTTTATAACATATATTTTAATTTTACATACACAAAAAGCTGTCTATCAACAAACTAATGATAGACAGCTTTTATTTGATAATTTACTTTTCATTCAAGCCTTGGTAGTAATTATATACTTCTTGACCAGCAATACTTCCCTCACCAACTGCAGTTGCAATTTGGCGAAGTTCCTTAGCACGTACATCACCCAAAGCAAAAATACCCTTAACTTTAGTACGCATATTGTTATCTGTCAAAATCCAGCCTTGTTCATCTGTAATACCAAGATCTTTAAAAACAGCAGTTTGTGGTTGAATACCAACATAAATAAACACACCAGCTACTTTAACTTCTTTTTCTTCACCAGTTTCTTTATCTTTGTATTTAACTGCAGTTACTTTATTGCCATCGCCAACAATTTCTTCAGTTTGAGCATTCCAGATAAACTTCATTTTCTTGTTTTCAAAAGCCTTTTGTTGCAATTCGGCCTTGGCACGAAGTTGATCACGACGATGAATAACAGTTACAGACTTAGCAGATTGAGCCAAATATAGCCCTTCTTGAATAGCTGAGTCACCGCCACCAATTACTGCAACATCTTCGTCTCTAAAGAAAGCAGCATCACAAACGGCACAATAAGATACACCTTTTCCAGCATATTCTTCTTCTCCTGCAACGCCAAGATGCTTATGAACAGCTCCGGTTGCAATAACTACTGCACCTGCTTCATATTCACCTGAATCAGTCTTAACAATCTTTTTATTACCATCCTGCTCAATACTTTGTACATCGCCATAAGCAAATTCAGCCCCAGCGTTCATAGCAGTTTGATACATCTTTTCACCCAATTCAGGTCCTTGAATATCAACAAAGCCAGGATAATTATCAATACCAGCCGTATTATTCATCTGACCGCCATAAATCCCGCGATCAAGAATAACAACTTTTAAGTTAGCCCGAGCAGCATATAATGCAGCAGTTAATCCACCAGGACCTGCTCCAATCACAATTACATCATAATTTTTTCTCTCAGACATATTTTCGCCTCTATTCTTACTTTTTGTAAGTATATATTACTATGAGAAAATAAAAATTGCAATCCTTTTGCTTAAAGTTGAATTTCTGGCTTTGGAGTTCTTCCCATCATTTGTTTAATTTCATCTTCAACATTGGCATTTTCATATAAAACACGGTAAATTGCTTCACTAATTGGCATATCAATTTTCTTTTCTTGAGCCAATTCGTGAACAGCTTTAACAGTAGTAGCTCCTTCGACAACTTGTCCCATATTTTCTAAGACATAATCTAAGCTCTTGCCTTCACCAATTTGCTTACCTGCACGCCAGTTACGAGAGTTAACTGAGGTACAAGTAACGATCAAATCACCGATACCAGACAAGCCTGAGAATGTCATTGGTTTTGCACCAAAATAATTTACTCCTAAACGTGTGATTTCTGCTAAACCACGAGTCATTAAAGCTGCCTTAGCATCATCGCCATATCCTTGCCCAACCAAGATACCAGCCGCAATTGCAATAACATTCTTAACTGCTCCGCCTACTTCAACACCTACTAAATCGTCATTAGTGTAAAAACGAACATAGTTATTTGAAAATACTTCTTGGATTCTCTTTGCATTTTCTTCGCTAGTTGATGCACAAGCAATTGCAGTCAAATCTTTTTGAGCAACATTTTCAGCATGACTAGGACCTGAAATAGCTACAATTTTTTCACTATTATTAGGATAAATTTCTTCAGTTAAAATATCTGAAATTAATTTTTTGCTTCCTGGTTCAATTCCTTTAGTTGCAGTCACTAATAAAGGAGTTGCCCCACTTTTATCTAATACTTTACGTACATTTTTAGCAACAATTCGAACTGCTTTAGTTGGTAAAACAAATAAAACAATCTCTGCACCTTCTAATGCTTTTTCTAGATCTCCAGTAGCTGGTACATTAGGATTAAGTTTCCAATTTTTCATATAATGAGTGTTCGTATGGTGCTCGTTGATTTCCTGATTAACACTATCAATATTTCCATATAACACTACATCATTTCCATTATCAGCTAACATTGAACCAAGAACTGAACCCCATGATCCATTACCTAAAACTGCAATTTTTGCCATTTTCTTACTCAAACTTTCTATAAAAAATATTTCTTTCAATCTCTATTATACGGGTATTTTAATCCGCTACCAGCTAAATACCACTTCGGCTTTATAACCTTTCGACGATAAATCCAAAGAATAATCGCCCCAAAGAACAAAATCAAGCTTAATGCCTGTGAAACTCGAATCGTATTAGCGATATATAAACTATCCGTTCTCATTCCTTCAACAAAGAATCGGACAGCAGAATACCAAATTACATAACTTAAAAAGATTTCCCCCCGCTTAAACAAATGTTTTTTATGCCTTAAACTCAAAATTAAAATTAAACCAATCAAATTTAAAGCCGATTCATATAAATAAGTTGGTTGATAATATGAACCATTAATATACATTTGTTGAATAATGAAGTGCGGTAAATGTAAACTTTCTAAAAATGATAAGGTCGTTTTAGCGCCATGTGCTTCCTGATTCATAAAATTGCCCCACCGTGCAATTACTTGAGCAGCCATCACGCCAGGAGCAATAATATCAAGCATCAAAAACGGAGGAAGCATTCTTTGATGACAAAAAACTAATAACACTATTAAGCCAGCTATCAAACCGCCATAAATAGCAATTCCACCATTCCAAATAGCAATTATTTGATCAGGATGTTGCGAAAAATATCCCCATTCAAAAACTACATAATAGATTCGAGCACCAATAAAACCAATTGGAACTGCCCAAAGAAGGAAATCAATGAAGTCATCAGGCATAATTTGTCTTTTTTTTCCTTCATTAATTGCCATTAAAGTGGCAACCAAAACACCAGTAGCCATTAAAATGCCATACCACTTAACCTGAATTGGTCCCAAATCAAAAGCCACCGGATTTAAAGCTAAACTCATTTCTTGCTTTCACCTTCGTCTTTTTTAGAATTATCTGAGATTAATTCAGTAAGATTTTGTTCAAATTTTTGGCTTGCGTCATATCCCATCTTCTTAGCTCTAAAGTTCATCGCAGCAACTTCAATAATAATTGCTAAGTTTCGTCCAACTTTAACAGGAACCGTTACTTGAGGAACGTCTACTTCAAAAATCTCACGTGTCTTTTCATTGAATCCCAAACGATCATAGTTAGCCTTAGGATCCCAATTTTGCAAGCAAATTATTAATTGTATTTCAGTACTATCCTTAACCGCGCCAGCACCAAAAAGATTCATCACATCAATAATTCCAATTCCTCGAATTTCCATTAAGTGCTTCAAAATTTTGGGAGCTTCCCCAACTACAGTCTTATCATCTTTTTGGTAAACATCAACTCGATCATCCGCAATTAAACGGTGTCCTCTTTTAACTAAGTCTAAGGCAGTTTCTGACTTACCAACACCAGAATTTCCAATAATTAAGACACCCATTCCGTAGATTTCTACTAAAACACCGTGAATACTCTTTCTTGACGCTAATTTTTCATCTAAAAACTGAGTAATCACACTTGATAAATGCGTTGTAGCCATATTGCTAGAAAAAACAGGGATATTCTCTTTCTCAGCAGCCTCAAGCATTTCGGAAGGAATTGGTAAACCACGAGACACAATAAAACAAGGGGTCTCAGGAGTAGCCATCTTATTAAAAACCCGCTCGCGTAAATCATGGTCTAAACGTGCACTATAAGAAATTTCGGTTCTTCCTAAAAGTTGAATTCGATTTTTAGGATAAAAGTCAAAATATCCTGTTAATTCTAACCCTGGTCGCGAAATATCTGAAGTATCAATTAACTTTTGACTTAAATATTCTTTTCCTTCAATAATCTTAAGTGAAGGTACATCTTTTACTAATTCGCTAACTTTAACTGCTTCAACCATTTTTGTTGTCCTCTTTATCTTCTACATCTTTGACTGAAACATCTCGTGCTTTCTTTCGCTTTTGATTATTGCTAGTTGGCTGCACTGGATTATGAATACCAGAATCAGTTGAATCTTTCTTATTACCTGAAAACTTAGCTATCAACCAAATTATCAAGGCAACAATTAATGCGGCCGGTAAAAGTCCAATAAAGAACTTAAACACGGAAAATAAGATACTTAAAATAACTAATGCAGCTAATACTAATATTAAAATAGTTACAAATCCCATAAGCTTTTTTCCTTAACATTTAGTTTGGATTTTTTTGACTTAAAAGCCACTGTAAATAAGCATAAATAAAATTATCTAATTTTCCATCCATTACGCCATTCACGTCACTTGTTTCAAAATTAGTTCGATGATCTTTCACCATATTATAGGGATGGAAGACATATGAACGAATTTGAGAGCCAAAACCGATTTCTTTTTGATTGCCTTTGAGTTCTTCTGTTTGCTTCTTTTTCTTTTCCTCTTCCAGCTGGAACAATTTAGCACGCAGCATATTCATTGCAGTTTCTCGATTTTGTAATTGAGAACGTTGAGCTTGTGATGATGTAACAATTCCAGTAGGCAAGTGAGTGATTCTAACAGCACTTGAAGTCTTGTTAATATGCTGACCACCTGCACCGCTTGAACGATAAACATCAATTCTTAAATCATCTGGATTAATATCAACCTCAATGCTCTGATCAATCTCGGGTATAACCTCAACCGAAGCAAAAGAGGTATGGCGTCTTTTAGCGGAATCAAAAGGAGAAATTCTGACTAGCCGGTGGACGCCATTTTCTGACTTAAGTAAGCCAAAAGCATTCTTACCTTGAATTCTGACACTTACACTTTTAACTCCCGCTTCCTCACCAGGCTCATAATCTTCAATTTCAAATTTCAAATCATGATTAGCTGCATAGCGTTGATACATTCTTAAAAGCATATCAGCCCAATCCATGGCCTCTGTGCCACCTGCACCAGGATGGATTTCCATCAGAGCATTATGTTGGTCATATTTATCTGATAACAATAATGATAATTCATAATCATGAAAACTTTGTGATAATGAAAACATCTCTTTAGCTAATTCTTCACTTAACTCAGGATCTGGATCAGTTTTAAGCAATTCTAAGGCTGTTTGAGCATCTTCAAACTTTTCTTCAAGTTGCTTGAAATTTTCGCTCTTTTCTTTCATCCGATTAGTTTCATTAATTAAACTTTGTGCTTGTTCTTGATCATCCCAAAAACCGGGTTCCGCCATTTTCTGCTCATTGATTGCAATCCCCTCGTTTAATGAATCAAAGTCAAAGAGACCTCCTAAAATGTTCTAACTTAGGATTTAATTCATTTAGTTTTGCTTGAATTTCACTAATCTCCATTTTTATATTCCTCACATCATCTAAATCACTTTTACTTTAATAATAGCAAAAAAGAGAGACATTATCTGCCTCCCTTTGTTTTATCGACTAATGTTTTGTCGTATTTGAGCCTTCATGAATAGACGGGTGGCATCAAATTCGATATCACTGATCATTTCTTCAAACATTCTATAGCCTGCTTCTTGATATTCAACTAATGGATTAAGTTGTCCATATCCTCTCAAACTAATAGATTGACGTAGTTGATCCATCGCATCAATATGATCAGTCCAGCGTTCATCTACGACACGCAAGATAACAACTTTTTCAAATTCTAGCATTTGCTCAGGATCAGCCAGTTGTTTTTCTTTTTCGGCGTAATTATCTTCGGCAATCTTGTAAAGACGCTTTTTAAGTTCTTCAGCACTTAAGTGCTTAATATTAAGTTTCTTAGTAGTTTCTTCATCAGTAATAGCAGATGAAATAAAGTCCCTTAATTGATCGTTGCGCCAGTCCTTTTTATCGCCTTGCGTATACATATCAACTTGATGATCGATAGTTCGTTTAATCATTGGCATCAGCACAGGTTTTAATGATTTTTCTTCAGAAATAACCTGCATTCTTTCCCCATAGATAATTTCACGTTGAGTACGCATAACATCATCATACTGCAAGGTCTGCTTACGAGTATCGTAGTTGTTACCTTCAACACGTTTTTGAGCTGATTCAACCTGCTTAGTGATCATCCGTGATTCAATTACTTTATCATCATCATTATCAGAGATTCGATCAAGGAATAATTTTACACGGTCCCCACCAAAACGCTTCATCAAATCGTCTTCTAGAGAAAGATAAAATCTTGTTACACCAGGATCTCCTTGACGACCAGATCTACCACGTAGCTGATTATCAATACGACGAGATTCATGACGTTCAGTACCAATAACTGCCAAGCCACCTAACTCTTTTACACCAGGCCCTAACTTGATATCTGTACCACGACCGGCCATGTTAGTAGCAATAGTTACTGCTCCTCTTTGACCAGCATTCATAATAATTTCTGCTTCTTTAGCATGGTTCTTGGCATTCAAAACAGCATGCGGAATACCAGCTTGATCAAGCATCTTACTTAAACGCTCAGAACTTTCAATTGCCACAGTACCAACCAAGACAGGCTGTCCTTTAGCATGACGTTCCTTAATTTCTTTTACTACAGCTTCAAATTTAGAATCTAAAGTTGGATATAGGATGTCAGGCAAATCTTTACGAGCAATTGGTCGGTTAGTTGGAATAGTAATTACTTCCATGTTGTAAATTTCACGGAATTCTTCTTCCTCTGTTTTAGCCGTACCAGTCATACCAGCAAGTTTTTTGTACATTCTAAAGAAGTTCTGGTAAGTAATGGTTGCTTGCGTTTTTGATTCTTCTTGAATCTTAACTCCTTCTTTAGCTTCGATTGCTTGGTGAAGTCCATCAGAATAGCGACGTCCTTCCATTACACGTCCAGTAAAGGAGTCAACAATCATAACTTCGCCATTTTGAACTACATAGTCAATATCTTTCAACATAATGTAGTTAGCTCTCAACGCTTGGTCAATGTGGTGAACTAAAACCTGATTATCAATATCATATAAGTTCCTTAAGCCGAAATGTTCACAAGCTTTTTTAATTCCTTGGTTGGTCAAATTAATAGTTTTAGTTGGCCAATCAATCTTGTAATCACCGTGATCTTCATCGTCATCCGCATCATCATCACTTTTATCTTCAGTTAAAGTCTTAACAAAGCGGTCTGCACGAATATATTCACTATTAGCCTGCTCTGCTTGTCCAGAAATAATTAAAGGTGTTCTAGCTTCATCGATTAAAATTGAGTCAACCTCATCGATAATTGCATAGTTAAGTGGACGTTGCACCATTTGATCCTTGTAGACAACCATGTTATCTCTTAAATAATCAAATCCTAACTCAGAGTTAGTGGAGTAGGTAACGTCGCAGTTATAAGCGTCTCGCTTTTCATCAGCAGACATAGAATTAAGGTTCAAACCCACAGTCAAGCCAAGCCACTTATATAGTTGACCCATTTCACTTTCGTCACGGCTTGATAAGTACTCGTTAACTGTTACAACATGAACGCCTTTTCCTGTTAAAGCATTTAAATAAACAGGTAGAGTAGCTGTTAAGGTCTTACCTTCACCAGTCATCATTTCTGCGATATTCCCGTAATGAAGTGCAATACCACCAATGATCTGAACGCGGAAAGGATATAATCCTAAAACTCTCTTAGCTCCTTCACGTGCTGTCGCAAAAGCTTCTGGCAAAAGATCGTCTAACGTCTCGCCCTTTTCTAAACGTTTGCGAAATTCGGGCGTTTTTGCTTGTAATTGTTCATCAGACAATTTTTCATATTCGTCTGCTAAAGATTCTACCTTAGTTGCTAATTTTTCAAATTTTTTTAATTCTCTTCTGTCATTGTCATAAATTTTTTTAAGAATATTAGCCATTTAATCGGTCCTTAAGTTTAAATTTTGTGCACAAATCTAAAATAATACTATGTAATTTTAACATTAATTTGGAAAAATGAGAAACCTACTATTGCAAGAAAAAGCCTCTTAAGCTAATTCATTACTTAAGAGACTATCAATTAATAAAATTGTTTTAATTATTCGTTAGTTTCAATTAAACCGTAACGACCATCATTTCTGCGATATACAATACTTGTACCATTAGTATCTGCATCTTCAAAAACAAAGAAGTCATGACCCAATAAATCCATTTGCAAAACTGCTTCTTCTGCGTTCATTGGTTTCAAATCTAAGTGCTTATTACGAACAATATCAAATTCCTTAGGTGTCTTCTTTTCTTCTTCTAAGTCTTCATAGAAGAAGTCTTTCAATCCCTTTTCACGGCTCTTTCTATTAATACGAGTCTTGTATTTTCTAATTTGACGCTCTAATTTTTCAGAAACGAAATCAATGCTCTTGTACATATCATCAGTTGTATCTTCAGCACGTAAAACTAAGTATGGAAGCGGAATTGTCACTTCAACTTTAGCAGTGTGATCTGGATAAACTTTTAAATTGATATGAGCAATTACATCGGAATTAATTTCGAAGTACTTTTCGAGCTTATCCAATCTCTTTTGAACATAATCTCTTAAGGCATCAGAAACTTCGATATTTTCTCCACGAACATTGTATTTTAACATTGTAGATTCTCCTTCCAACGTCTTATGACGTTTTTCTTTACACATCTAGTATAGCAAATTGTAAGCGGTTTTACTAATCATTTATCTACTAATTGTAAAACTATTTATTTTACAATTAGGATAAGCTTCTAATACCGCATCCCGAGCATGATATAAGGTCCGTCCCGTTGTATAAATATCGTCTAACAACAAAATTTTTCCTCGGACATTCTTGTTTCTAATTGCTGAAAATGTCTGCTTAGTTAGCAACCGCTCTTGTCTATTTTTTTCACCTTGGGCTTTTTCAGTCTCCGCCTTAACCAATAAATCTGTTAAAGGGACAAATTTTTGATAAATAGAAGCAATTGTTTCAAATCCTCTTTTTCGTAAATGGCTGGGAGAACTAGGAATCGGGACATAATAATCTGCTTTTGGCAAAGAATTAACTAATTCAGCTAGTACATAGCTCAAAACGTAGTCGCCATAGCGTTTATACTGCACCATCAAGTCATGAAAAGCTTCATTATATTGATATATGGCTTTATTGTCTAATATATTGCCTGCGTATTTTTGCTGCCATTTAATACAATCAGAGCACAATCCTTTTTTATTTATTTCTTTGTTGCAGCCTGAACATACGATGCCTTTCTTTTTGACAAACTTTTGTAAACAATCAGAACAGGCATACTTTTCTTTAGATTTAACAAATGAAAAAATTATTTCGTAATTAATTTGTCTCTTAAAATTAGACTTACACAGTAGACATTTACTCATCTATTCATCATCCTAATCTGTCTCATTGCTTCTCGGATACTTTTAGTATATTTGTGATAACAAAACAAAACTAATCCATCTCGATCATCAGCACTTCTCCCAACTCTTCCTGCAATCTGAACTAAGCTTGGCGTATTATAAATTGGATCATCGGCAGCAAGCACAATTACTTGAACATGCTTAAAAGTTACCCCTCGTTCTAAAATTGTTGTCGTCAGTAAAATATCTATCTCTCGCTTGCGAAAGCTAGCAACTTTTGCCTGTCGATCCTTATCACCTGCATACACACTAATAATCTTACTTGCTTTAAAAATCGAGCTTATATATTCTTCATAAGCCGGTAATTCTTTAATTCGAGGAACAAATATTAAAAGTGGCTTTTTCATATCAAGAATTTGCTTAATTTGTTTAATCAAAACCGGATGAACTTTTCCCTTATTTGAAATAAAAGACTTAAAAAAATATTTTTCTTTGGGGACTGGTAACAAACCTTGATGAAATCGCCTCTTAAGTAAAGAATAATTTATTGTTTTATTTTTCGCTTGCCTTAATAACTTTGAATCTGGCGTTGCTGTTAGAAAAAAAGTGCAGCCTGCTTCCTTTACCGCGTTTTCTGCCGCAAAATGCAACATCTTATTTTCATAAAAAGGAAAAGAATCTACCTCATCAATTACAATTAAGTCAAACGCATGATAAAACTTTAAAAGTTGGTGCGTTGTACAAATAACAAATTGTTCATCACTTATCTCATGATGTTCACGTCCATGGTATTTGCCAATTTCTACTTTTTCAAAAGCCGCTTGAAAACGTGGAAACAATTCATCAACTACGTCAATTCTTGGAGTAGCAATTGCTATTCGAAAACCGCCTTTTAAAACTTCTTCTACTACCTTAAATAGCATTTCAGTCTTACCAGCCCCAGTTACTGCATGAATCAGATGATTACGCCTATCTTTAAAAGAATTCACTAATTCCTTGGAGATCAATTCTTGCTGTTCAGTTAGCGTGCCACTCCAGCTTAAAGGCATAAGTACTTTAGGATAATTGACATTCTCAACGTTTCGTTCTAACTCATCCCCTTCTGTTATTCTTCCTAGCCCAATACACTCTCGGCAATACCGTCGCCCATCTGGTAATTTCGATACTGCTTTGGTGTTACATCGCTGACAAATTCCATTTATCATTGCAGGAACTTTTGTAGTTTCGCCGTTTATGTTATGGTTATTCTGATCAGATATCCATTGGCGTCCTTTTAATTCGGTCATCAATATCACCCTATGTTAATTACGCATTTGGAGGCGATTTTTTGTCATCAAAACCATTAAATTATTTAACAATTGGTAAAACTGGGCAGCATGAGCTAATTATTAAGAAAAGTAAATTTATTTGTTCTTTAGCCCGGACTGAAACAGTAGAAGAAGCTCAAGAATTTATTGAACAAGTTTCTAAAAAATATCATGATGCTACACACAATACTTATGCTTATACTCTTGGATTAAATGATAACCAAGTTAAAGCAAGTGACAACGGTGAACCTTCAGGAACAGCTGGAATTCCAGAACTAAAGGCTCTACAACTAATGAAGTTAAAGAATGTAACAGCCGTTGTCACCCGATATTTTGGCGGCATTAAGCTAGGAGCTGGTGGCTTAATTCGTGCTTATTCGAATTCAGTAACCGAAGCTGCGCAAAATATTGGCGTTGTTAAGTGCGTTATGCAGCAACTAATTCAATTTTCAATTCCATATAACCGAATAGATGAAATCAATCATTACTTAGAAGAAAATCGAATTTCAATCGCCAGCCAAAAATATACTACAAATGTCACTATTCAGATTTATTTAGACTTAGATCAAATTCAAAAAGTTGAAGACAGCTTAATTAATCTATTATCTGGAAAAGTAGAATTTAATAAACTAGATCAAAGATTCAACGAAATTCCTGTTAGTGATTTTAATTTTCATGAGCAATAAAAAAAGATTTACGTTAATATCAACGTAAATCTTTTTTATCTGGATTCTTTTTATTTAATCGTCTAACCTTTACTTCAGGATCTGCACGTTCCATTTTATTAATAGTTCGTTGCAAAAAATGCAAAAGTGGCTTATATTTTTCACCTAATAATCCAATAGTTTCAACAAAAAGTTCAACTGCAAACAACAAGCCCAAAATTAATAACCAAATCCCCCATCTAGGTGAAACTAATGAAAGAAGTGACACAAAAGAAAAAATAAGTGAAATTCCATAAATGGCTAAAACCGTTTGACGATGTGTCAGTCCCATTCGCATTAACTGATGGTGTAAATGGTGCTTATCAGCCTGAGAAATATTCTTTTTATTCAATTTCCTGCGGATCATTGCATATACTGTATCAGTAATTGGAACACCTAAAATAAGGATTGGTACTAATAACGATACAAAAGTTACATTCTTTAGTCCCTTTAAAGAAAATACCGAAATCATAAAGCCAATATACAGTGCACCTGTATCTCCTAAAAAGATCTTAGCAGGATGGAAATTATATGGTAAAAATCCTAATAAACAAGCTGCGAGCATAATACACATAATTGGAACATAGTGCTGCCAACTCTTTAGGAAGAAAAAGCCGACAATTCCCATCGTTACAAGAGAGATCAAAGTAACTCCTGTAGCTAGGCCATCGAGCCCATCGATTAAATTAACGGCATTAGTTAAAGCTAAAATCCAAAAAATAGTAAGAGGAAAACTCCACCAACCTAGTTGAAGATGACCTAATAATGGCAAACTTAATTCTCTAACTTTAATTCCAGCTAAAAAGTAAACAACTAGGGATGCTATAAAGATTCCAAACATTTTTTGTCTGGGTTTTAGTTCTAAAATATCGTCAATCAATCCAGTCAAAATAATGACACTAGATGCTAGTAATACTGAAAAAAGCTCATGTGTGGGAAAATCTTTCCTTAACAAAACAAACTCTCCAATATTAAAAGCTACAAAGATCGCTAAGCCGCCAATAGTTGGCATTGGCTTTTTATTAATTCGGCGAGCATTTGGATTATCAACTGCACCTAATACGAAAGCTAATTTTCTAATAAAAGGAGTTATAGCAGCAGTAATAATTACTAATAAGAATATTTTTACAATTGTCTGAAACATAACAATCTACTTTCTTAAACTTCTTTTTCTCATTATACCTAGACCCCAATCCAAACACAATAAAGCAATAAACAAAAAAGACGAATCTTAAGATTCGTCTTTATTTTGCTATTGCAACAGCACGTTTTTCTCGAATAACTGTAACTTTAATGTTACCAGGATATTCCATATCTTGTTCAATTTGGTTTCTAATATCATGAGCAAGAATAGTAGTTCGAGCATCTGAAATTTTATCAGGTTCGACCATCACTCTTATCTCACGACCTGCTTGAATTGCATATGCTTGTTTTACGCCAATATGTCCTTTAGCTATTGTTTCCAGTTGCTCTAAACGACGAATATAATTCTCTAGAGATTCGCTTCTAGCACCCGGACGAGCTGAAGAAATTGTATCAGCGGCCACAACTAGTTCTGCAATAAATGATAATTTAGGAACATCATCGTGGTGAGCAGCAATCGCATTCACAACCAAATCTGGTTCATGATATTTCCGTGCAAGTTCAACACCAATTTCTACATGGGAACCTTCAATTTCATGATCAATTGACTTCCCAATATCGTGTAATAATCCTGCGCGTACCGCTATTTTTTCGTCTAAACCAAGTTC is a window encoding:
- the trxB gene encoding thioredoxin-disulfide reductase; translation: MSERKNYDVIVIGAGPGGLTAALYAARANLKVVILDRGIYGGQMNNTAGIDNYPGFVDIQGPELGEKMYQTAMNAGAEFAYGDVQSIEQDGNKKIVKTDSGEYEAGAVVIATGAVHKHLGVAGEEEYAGKGVSYCAVCDAAFFRDEDVAVIGGGDSAIQEGLYLAQSAKSVTVIHRRDQLRAKAELQQKAFENKKMKFIWNAQTEEIVGDGNKVTAVKYKDKETGEEKEVKVAGVFIYVGIQPQTAVFKDLGITDEQGWILTDNNMRTKVKGIFALGDVRAKELRQIATAVGEGSIAGQEVYNYYQGLNEK
- a CDS encoding NAD(P)H-dependent glycerol-3-phosphate dehydrogenase; its protein translation is MAKIAVLGNGSWGSVLGSMLADNGNDVVLYGNIDSVNQEINEHHTNTHYMKNWKLNPNVPATGDLEKALEGAEIVLFVLPTKAVRIVAKNVRKVLDKSGATPLLVTATKGIEPGSKKLISDILTEEIYPNNSEKIVAISGPSHAENVAQKDLTAIACASTSEENAKRIQEVFSNNYVRFYTNDDLVGVEVGGAVKNVIAIAAGILVGQGYGDDAKAALMTRGLAEITRLGVNYFGAKPMTFSGLSGIGDLIVTCTSVNSRNWRAGKQIGEGKSLDYVLENMGQVVEGATTVKAVHELAQEKKIDMPISEAIYRVLYENANVEDEIKQMMGRTPKPEIQL
- the lgt gene encoding prolipoprotein diacylglyceryl transferase, producing the protein MSLALNPVAFDLGPIQVKWYGILMATGVLVATLMAINEGKKRQIMPDDFIDFLLWAVPIGFIGARIYYVVFEWGYFSQHPDQIIAIWNGGIAIYGGLIAGLIVLLVFCHQRMLPPFLMLDIIAPGVMAAQVIARWGNFMNQEAHGAKTTLSFLESLHLPHFIIQQMYINGSYYQPTYLYESALNLIGLILILSLRHKKHLFKRGEIFLSYVIWYSAVRFFVEGMRTDSLYIANTIRVSQALSLILFFGAIILWIYRRKVIKPKWYLAGSGLKYPYNRD
- the hprK gene encoding HPr(Ser) kinase/phosphatase, translating into MVEAVKVSELVKDVPSLKIIEGKEYLSQKLIDTSDISRPGLELTGYFDFYPKNRIQLLGRTEISYSARLDHDLRERVFNKMATPETPCFIVSRGLPIPSEMLEAAEKENIPVFSSNMATTHLSSVITQFLDEKLASRKSIHGVLVEIYGMGVLIIGNSGVGKSETALDLVKRGHRLIADDRVDVYQKDDKTVVGEAPKILKHLMEIRGIGIIDVMNLFGAGAVKDSTEIQLIICLQNWDPKANYDRLGFNEKTREIFEVDVPQVTVPVKVGRNLAIIIEVAAMNFRAKKMGYDASQKFEQNLTELISDNSKKDEGESKK
- the prfB gene encoding peptide chain release factor 2 (programmed frameshift); translated protein: MEISEIQAKLNELNPKLEHFRRSLDFDSLNEGIAINEQKMAEPGFWDDQEQAQSLINETNRMKEKSENFKQLEEKFEDAQTALELLKTDPDPELSEELAKEMFSLSQSFHDYELSLLLSDKYDQHNALMEIHPGAGGTEAMDWADMLLRMYQRYAANHDLKFEIEDYEPGEEAGVKSVSVRIQGKNAFGLLKSENGVHRLVRISPFDSAKRRHTSFASVEVIPEIDQSIEVDINPDDLRIDVYRSSGAGGQHINKTSSAVRITHLPTGIVTSSQAQRSQLQNRETAMNMLRAKLFQLEEEKKKKQTEELKGNQKEIGFGSQIRSYVFHPYNMVKDHRTNFETSDVNGVMDGKLDNFIYAYLQWLLSQKNPN
- the secA gene encoding preprotein translocase subunit SecA, giving the protein MANILKKIYDNDRRELKKFEKLATKVESLADEYEKLSDEQLQAKTPEFRKRLEKGETLDDLLPEAFATAREGAKRVLGLYPFRVQIIGGIALHYGNIAEMMTGEGKTLTATLPVYLNALTGKGVHVVTVNEYLSSRDESEMGQLYKWLGLTVGLNLNSMSADEKRDAYNCDVTYSTNSELGFDYLRDNMVVYKDQMVQRPLNYAIIDEVDSILIDEARTPLIISGQAEQANSEYIRADRFVKTLTEDKSDDDADDDEDHGDYKIDWPTKTINLTNQGIKKACEHFGLRNLYDIDNQVLVHHIDQALRANYIMLKDIDYVVQNGEVMIVDSFTGRVMEGRRYSDGLHQAIEAKEGVKIQEESKTQATITYQNFFRMYKKLAGMTGTAKTEEEEFREIYNMEVITIPTNRPIARKDLPDILYPTLDSKFEAVVKEIKERHAKGQPVLVGTVAIESSERLSKMLDQAGIPHAVLNAKNHAKEAEIIMNAGQRGAVTIATNMAGRGTDIKLGPGVKELGGLAVIGTERHESRRIDNQLRGRSGRQGDPGVTRFYLSLEDDLMKRFGGDRVKLFLDRISDNDDDKVIESRMITKQVESAQKRVEGNNYDTRKQTLQYDDVMRTQREIIYGERMQVISEEKSLKPVLMPMIKRTIDHQVDMYTQGDKKDWRNDQLRDFISSAITDEETTKKLNIKHLSAEELKKRLYKIAEDNYAEKEKQLADPEQMLEFEKVVILRVVDERWTDHIDAMDQLRQSISLRGYGQLNPLVEYQEAGYRMFEEMISDIEFDATRLFMKAQIRQNISR